A genomic window from Actinomycetota bacterium includes:
- a CDS encoding ATP-binding protein — MFERGEGGVPAMEADAWSDWAGGAPGAPPGGAGVPGWPPELDELYGRVVTWAARLVGTRDALLWLVADDGRRLVVGKGVGRFAGCVGRRLGKGQGLAGEAWRTGTPQGGGQQEVPAALCVPLTADGSVVGVLGMAWREPGRVAGKNEIEQLRGCAELAGLAIDRAGRLAAGAGPGRGWLPGADERYRALSEQIPAVLYSEPLRPEGTLVYESPQSQQLLGYTHEETLRRDFWKTLIHPDDRERVLAENERVDRTGDPWNMEYRVFAKDGRVVWVRDHAVLVRGEHGEPDFWQGYYIDITDQKLAEEGLRQALERERQALERERQAAHELRALDEMKNTFLDAVSHELRTPLATVIGIALTLKRSGSSLAENDTADLVDRLVVNAGKLDRLLSDLLDLDRLSKGLVEPRRSRTDVAALVGRVATEWRQRSGRRLDVTAEPVVAWVDPAKVERVVENLLANADRHTTPDTPVWVTVARRDGGVLLAVEDAGGGVPRELRSALFEPFRQGPGAPAHAPGVGIGLSLVARFAELHGGRAWVQDRPGGGASFRVLLPDPPSPADVGR, encoded by the coding sequence ATGTTCGAGCGGGGAGAAGGGGGCGTGCCGGCCATGGAGGCCGACGCCTGGTCCGACTGGGCGGGTGGAGCTCCCGGGGCTCCTCCTGGAGGGGCGGGCGTCCCTGGCTGGCCGCCGGAGCTCGACGAGCTGTACGGGCGGGTCGTGACCTGGGCGGCCCGGCTGGTCGGGACCCGGGACGCGCTGCTCTGGCTGGTCGCCGACGACGGGCGGCGGCTGGTGGTGGGCAAGGGGGTGGGCCGCTTCGCCGGCTGCGTCGGCCGCCGGCTCGGCAAGGGACAGGGGCTGGCCGGCGAGGCCTGGAGGACGGGCACGCCGCAGGGCGGCGGGCAGCAGGAGGTGCCGGCGGCGCTGTGCGTGCCCCTGACCGCCGACGGGTCGGTGGTCGGGGTGCTGGGCATGGCCTGGAGGGAGCCGGGCCGGGTGGCCGGCAAGAACGAGATCGAGCAGCTGCGCGGCTGCGCGGAGCTGGCCGGGCTGGCCATCGACCGCGCCGGGCGGCTGGCCGCCGGCGCCGGGCCGGGCCGGGGCTGGCTGCCCGGGGCCGACGAGCGCTACCGGGCACTGTCCGAGCAGATCCCCGCGGTGCTGTATTCGGAGCCGCTCCGCCCCGAGGGGACCCTCGTCTACGAGAGCCCACAGAGCCAGCAGCTGCTCGGCTACACCCACGAGGAGACCCTGCGGCGCGACTTCTGGAAGACGCTGATCCATCCCGACGACCGCGAGCGGGTGCTGGCCGAGAACGAGCGCGTCGACCGCACCGGCGACCCCTGGAACATGGAGTACCGGGTGTTCGCCAAGGACGGCCGGGTGGTGTGGGTCCGCGACCACGCCGTGCTGGTCCGCGGCGAGCACGGCGAGCCCGACTTCTGGCAGGGCTACTACATCGACATCACCGACCAGAAGCTGGCCGAGGAGGGCCTGCGCCAGGCGCTGGAGCGCGAACGCCAGGCCCTGGAGCGCGAGCGGCAGGCGGCCCACGAGCTGCGGGCGCTCGACGAGATGAAGAACACCTTCCTTGACGCCGTCTCCCACGAGCTGCGGACCCCGCTCGCGACCGTCATCGGCATCGCCCTCACCCTCAAGCGGTCGGGCTCCAGCCTGGCCGAGAATGACACCGCCGACCTGGTCGACCGGCTGGTCGTCAACGCCGGCAAGCTCGACCGGCTCCTGTCCGACCTGCTCGACCTGGACCGACTCAGCAAGGGCCTGGTGGAGCCGCGGCGCAGCCGCACCGACGTCGCCGCGCTCGTCGGCCGGGTCGCCACCGAGTGGCGGCAGCGCAGCGGGCGGCGGCTGGACGTGACGGCCGAGCCGGTGGTGGCCTGGGTGGACCCGGCCAAGGTCGAGCGCGTCGTCGAGAACCTGCTCGCCAACGCCGACCGGCACACCACGCCGGACACGCCGGTCTGGGTCACGGTCGCCCGCCGGGACGGGGGCGTGCTCCTGGCCGTGGAGGACGCCGGCGGCGGCGTCCCCCGGGAGCTGCGGTCGGCCCTGTTCGAGCCGTTCCGCCAGGGACCGGGGGCGCCCGCC